A window of Primulina huaijiensis isolate GDHJ02 chromosome 9, ASM1229523v2, whole genome shotgun sequence contains these coding sequences:
- the LOC140983885 gene encoding uncharacterized protein, which produces MGQGLDQRLLMTNERFRRMHPDDFHGTTDPFVTEGWIRSLEEIFRYMDMADAVRVRCTIYLLKGDTSLWWEGAERGANMATLTWEEFKRVFYDKYFTYDVRSRLKREFMSLRQGDWSVAEFLQKFDRGCHFVPLIANDAVEKLQHFLDGLKSIIRHDVMLSDPTDYTTAVAKVFRAEQSHKDIDWELERKKNRAQQANHSNKKPYAGPPN; this is translated from the coding sequence ATGGGGCAAGGCTTAGACCAGAGGCTACTTATGACTAATGAGCGTTTTAGGAGGATGCACCCCGATGATTTTCATGGTactactgatccattcgttACCGAGGGATGGATTCGATCTTTAGAGGAGATTTTTCGCTACATGGACATGGCGGACGCTGTCCGAGTTCGCTGTACTATCTACCTGTTGAAAGGCGACacttccttatggtgggagggagcggagCGAGGAGCGAACATGGCGACATTGACTTGGGAGGAGTTCAAGAGGgtattctatgacaagtacttcacaTATGATGTTCGTTCTAGGCTTAAgagggagttcatgagtctccgtCAGGGGGATTGGTCTGTTGCTGAATTTTTGCAGAAGTTCGATaggggctgtcattttgtgcccttgATAGCGAATGATGCGGTGGAGAAATTACAACACTTCCTAGATGGTTTGAAGTCGATTATCCGTCATGATGTGATGCTCAGCGATCCCACTGACTATACTACTGCCGTTGCCAAAGTTTTTAGAGCCGAGCAGTCACACAAGGACATTGATTGGGAGTTAGAGCGAAAGAAGAACCGTGCTCAGCAAGCTAATCATAGTAACAAGAAGCCTTATGCGGGACCACCAAATTAA